A part of Setaria viridis chromosome 8, Setaria_viridis_v4.0, whole genome shotgun sequence genomic DNA contains:
- the LOC140220194 gene encoding F-box/LRR-repeat protein At3g58940-like, with amino-acid sequence MRPEKKSKNVPAASGSDRIDALPDDVLEHIIGFLPVDEAGRTSVLARRWRHLWKYATALRIRCVEDDAYFSHQRGLKHSQDPEAIDGMLRLRGRAPLQVCELTFDCFYKDDDVVRLNRWVHHVVMCQVQRFRLENFYAAEFMELDNLPLVSRHLTRLELVGLLLNSDFCDFSSCPSLQHLELSDCYFRNVKRLSSDSLKWLSMTDCNFSTECSTLILVPSLVSLRLHAHLYRPPILGSMPLLQEASVRVPLLDNFPMVCEEEICYSCHDIMDNNKCALLNGLSNAEKLALLSESTTFIFKRDLKQCPTFSKLKTLLLNDHWCVPPDFSALTCILKNSPVLEMLVLQLFSKEHDHIVEIEGRYHPMVDRSAVISKDLKAIKIKCEAVDENVHKILKFMCTLNICK; translated from the exons ATGCGGCCAGAGAAAAAGAGCAAGAACgtgcccgcggcgagcggcagtGACCGCATAGATGCGCTTCCGGATGACGTCCTGGAGCACATCATCGGCTTCCTGCCGGTGGATGAGGCTGGCCGGACATCGGTGCTCGCCAGGCGCTGGCGCCACCTTTGGAAGTACGCCACGGCCCTGCGAATCAGGTGCGTCGAGGACGACGCGTACTTCTCGCATCAGCGAGGCTTGAAGCACTCCCAGGATCCGGAGGCCATCGACGGTATGCTACGCCTCCGCGGACGTGCGCCCCTTCAAGTATGTGAGCTCACGTTCGATTGCTTCTACAAGGACGACGACGTTGTCCGCCTCAACCGTTGGGTCCACCATGTCGTGATGTGCCAAGTTCAGAGGTTCAGGCTGGAGAACTTTTATGCCGCTGAGTTCATGGAGTTGGACAACCTGCCTCTCGTCTCGCGGCACTTGACCAGGCTAGAGCTTGTTGGCCTTTTGTTAAACAGCGATTTTTGCGACTTCTCGAGCTGTCCGTCGCTACAACATCTGGAGCTTAGCGACTGCTATTTTCGGAATGTCAAGAGGCTCTCATCAGATTCCTTGAAATGGCTAAGCATGACGGATTGTAATTTCAGCACAGAGTGCAGCACTCTTATTCTTGTCCCAAGTCTTGTGTCACTACGCCTACATGCCCACCTGTACAGGCCTCCTATTCTTGGGAGCATGCCATTATTGCAAGAGGCATCTGTTAGAGTTCCCCTTTTGGATAATTTCCCGATGGTTTGTGAAGAGGAAATTTGTTACTCTTGTCATGATATCATGGATAACAACAAGTGTGCCCTTCTGAATGGTTTATCAAATGCAGAGAAGTTGGCATTGCTATCAGAATCCACCACG TTTATTTTCAAAAGGGATTTGAAGCAGTGCCCTACATTTAGCAAGTTAAAGACATTGTTACTCAATGATCACTGGTGTGTACCTCCTGACTTCTCTGCACTAACCTGCATTCTCAAGAACTCACCAGTGCTAGAGATGCTCGTTCTTCAACTCTTTTCCAAG GAACATGACCATATAGTGGAAATAGAAGGAAGATACCATCCAATGGTGGACAGATCAGCTGTGATATCAAAAGACCTCAAGGCAATCAAAATCAAATGTGAAGCGGTTGATGAGAACGTCCACAAAATTTTAAAGTTCATGTGCACACTTAACATATGTAAGTGA
- the LOC117834252 gene encoding MEIOTIC F-BOX protein MOF, whose translation MPPRKRGRTVREAAAAPEDDGRDHISALPDYALEHILSFIPALDAARTCVLGRRWRHIWKSTKGLRIVTPGSIQDIKEFVDHLLLIRAGSPVDTFELRTQEGMSIEDNARVNLWIRHALACKACALQFEIFGSTTWLKLKDIHLLFASQYLSRLDFAYVQFRDCFLNFSSCPALQDLQGVVAKRISSQSLKRLSIAGCNSIRTLRTCIHAPNLISLCLDETFHRAPVLEKMPSLVEAVVTIRECNSDICTRTTSQGCNVLECKGCYGIEGDTSCVLLQGLYTVKNMALVALSNTFIFRRDLKHCPTFRHLKNLLLNEYWCVPDVCALACILQHAPVLENLTHQLFSKGPTHQVEINGNPNPKVISAAISQQLKIVEVKCFTFEE comes from the exons atgcctcCAAGGAAAAGGGGGAGGACGGTTAGGGAGGCCGCTGCGGCGCCGGAGGACGATGGCCGCGACCACATCAGCGCCCTGCCGGATTACGCACTCGAGCACATCCTCTCCTTCATCCCGGCGCTGGACGCAGCCCGGACGTGCGTGCTCGGCCGGCGCTGGCGCCACATCTGGAAGTCCACCAAAGGTCTGCGCATCGTCACACCGGGTTCCATTCAGGACATAAAAGAGTTTGTGGACCACTTGCTTCTCATACGCGCGGGCTCGCCTGTCGACACATTCGAACTCAGGACCCAAGAGGGCATGTCCATTGAGGACAATGCACGTGTGAATCTTTGGATCCGGCATGCGTTGGCGTGCAAAGCCTGTGCGCTCCAGTTTGAGATCTTTGGCAGTACTACTTGGCTGAAACTAAAGGATATTCATCTACTCTTTGCCTCCCAGTATTTGAGTAGGCTAGATTTTGCCTATGTCCAGTTCAGGGACTGCTTTCTCAACTTCTCAAGCTGCCCTGCATTGCAAGATCTAC agggagtagttgcCAAGAGGATCTCATCACAGTCCCTAAAGCGTCTAAGCATTGCTGGTTGCAATTCCATTCGGACATTGCGCACTTGCATTCATGCCCCAAATCTTATTTCGCTGTGTCTCGATGAGACTTTCCACAGGGCTCCTGTGCTTGAGAAAATGCCATCCCTAGTAGAGGCAGTTGTTACAATCCGTGAGTGCAATTCTGACATATGCACACGCACGACCTCTCAAGGCTGTAATGTTTTGGAATGCAAAGGCTGCTATGGCATAGAAGGTGACACTTCATGTGTGCTCCTTCAGGGATTATATACTGTTAAGAACATGGCACTTGTAGCTCTGTCCAATACG TTTATATTCAGAAGGGACTTGAAACACTGCCCTACGTTTAGGCATTTGAAGAATTTATTACTCAATGAATACTGGTGTGTGCCTGATGTATGTGCGTTGGCATGTATTCTTCAGCATGCACCAGTTTTAGAGAATCTCACTCATCAGCTATTTTCGAAG GGGCCTACACATCAGGTTGAAATAAACGGAAATCCTAATCCAAAAGTGATATCAGCTGCAATATCGCAACAACTTAAAATAGTGGAAGTCAAAT GTTTCACTTTTGAGGAATAG